In the Chlorobium limicola DSM 245 genome, one interval contains:
- the queA gene encoding tRNA preQ1(34) S-adenosylmethionine ribosyltransferase-isomerase QueA, with protein sequence MKVSDFDYTLPEDMIARYPPAERGTTRLLVLDPATGETEHSRYAHLADFLKPGDLLLLNNSKVVRARMFASKKTGASIELMLLEKHEGVQNLVLYRGRLKKGDRLIAHSEELLVEEITGQGVARLSASDGSDLPHLFERHAEVPIPPYLKREAEAVDAERYQTVFAEQPGSVAAPTASLNMTAGLLAELGQKGIDTATVTLHVGLGTFLPIRVESFEEHVMHREYYSIPFRTIDKIRRTKAGGGRVVAVGTTVTRALEHAAGSSCWGTSVAPASGEADIFIYPGYRFRVIDALLTNFHAPRSTVLMLTAAFAGQQNLLSAYHEAIEKQYRFLSYGDSMLIRPM encoded by the coding sequence ATGAAGGTCAGCGATTTCGATTACACGCTGCCAGAGGATATGATTGCGAGGTATCCTCCGGCAGAACGCGGCACGACAAGACTGCTGGTGCTCGATCCGGCAACCGGGGAGACAGAGCATAGTCGGTATGCGCACCTTGCGGACTTCCTGAAGCCGGGCGACCTGCTACTGCTCAATAACAGCAAAGTCGTCAGAGCCCGTATGTTCGCCTCGAAAAAAACCGGTGCCTCGATCGAACTCATGCTGCTCGAAAAGCACGAAGGGGTGCAGAATCTGGTGCTCTACCGGGGGCGGCTGAAAAAAGGGGACCGGTTGATTGCTCATTCCGAGGAACTCCTTGTCGAGGAAATTACCGGTCAGGGCGTTGCCCGTCTTTCAGCTTCCGATGGTTCCGATCTGCCGCATCTGTTCGAACGCCATGCCGAAGTGCCCATTCCTCCATATCTGAAGCGGGAGGCAGAGGCTGTCGATGCCGAACGGTATCAGACGGTATTTGCCGAACAGCCGGGCTCTGTGGCAGCTCCTACCGCATCGCTCAATATGACCGCCGGGCTGCTTGCGGAACTCGGTCAAAAAGGCATCGATACCGCGACCGTTACCCTGCATGTAGGATTGGGCACCTTTCTGCCGATACGGGTCGAATCTTTCGAGGAACATGTCATGCACCGCGAATACTACTCCATTCCTTTCCGGACGATCGACAAGATAAGGCGCACGAAAGCCGGGGGCGGAAGAGTCGTAGCGGTGGGAACGACCGTTACCAGAGCGCTTGAGCATGCCGCCGGCAGTTCCTGCTGGGGGACATCGGTTGCGCCCGCAAGCGGCGAAGCCGATATTTTTATCTATCCGGGATACAGGTTTCGGGTTATCGACGCGCTTCTCACCAATTTTCATGCGCCCCGTTCCACCGTTCTTATGCTTACCGCCGCATTTGCCGGACAGCAAAACCTTTTGAGCGCTTATCATGAGGCCATAGAGAAACAGTACCGTTTTCTCAGTTATGGCGACAGCATGCTCATACGCCCGATGTGA
- a CDS encoding copper resistance protein NlpE N-terminal domain-containing protein — translation MKNAKVFLFFASVMLLMSSCMRHTKTDHAAEGRPAGDNSRVSLDWEGTYRGILPCADCQGIETTVTLDKNGTCLIRSRYLAKSDRIFSEACTFVWDREGRTISVSGKESAPRRYLVGENMLVQLDMQGKRITGLLADKYVLGKVVSSEAMVPDASLGETYWKLVELNGKPLKQLPFRQQEAHMILKKADGRVQGSGGCNRFFGRYETRPGNRIHFSGLGSTMMACPGLAEESAFFKVLETADTYTIRGESLQLHKARMAALAKFEAVYLK, via the coding sequence ATGAAAAATGCAAAAGTTTTTCTTTTTTTCGCATCGGTTATGCTGCTCATGAGCAGTTGTATGCGCCATACAAAAACGGATCATGCCGCTGAAGGGAGGCCTGCGGGAGACAACAGCAGGGTATCCCTTGACTGGGAGGGCACGTACAGAGGGATTCTTCCATGTGCGGATTGTCAGGGAATTGAAACAACGGTTACGCTCGATAAAAACGGCACCTGCCTTATCCGGAGCCGGTATCTTGCAAAAAGTGACCGGATTTTTTCGGAAGCGTGTACATTTGTCTGGGACAGGGAAGGACGAACGATCAGTGTTTCTGGAAAAGAGAGCGCCCCCCGGCGTTATCTGGTCGGTGAAAACATGCTTGTGCAGCTCGACATGCAGGGGAAGCGCATCACCGGCCTTCTTGCCGATAAATATGTACTGGGTAAGGTCGTGTCGTCCGAAGCGATGGTTCCGGATGCGTCTCTCGGCGAAACGTACTGGAAACTTGTTGAACTGAACGGCAAGCCGTTGAAACAATTGCCCTTCAGACAGCAGGAGGCGCATATGATTCTGAAAAAAGCTGACGGCAGGGTACAGGGTTCCGGAGGATGCAACAGATTTTTCGGCAGATATGAGACCAGGCCCGGCAATCGCATTCATTTCTCAGGACTTGGATCAACCATGATGGCATGTCCCGGTCTGGCTGAAGAGTCGGCTTTTTTCAAGGTTCTCGAAACGGCAGATACTTATACCATCAGGGGAGAGAGCCTGCAGTTGCATAAAGCCCGAATGGCTGCGCTGGCAAAGTTCGAGGCGGTGTATCTGAAATAA
- a CDS encoding calcium/sodium antiporter has translation MLLFLLSVVVGLVLLVWSAGRFVDGSAAAARHFRMPPLLIGMVIVGFGTSAPEMSVSAISASQGNPDIALGNVFGSNITNIALILGLTALLSPIAVHSRVLRKELPVLTIMTAIAAFLMYDGMFSRQDATFLLLLFALLMGWTVWEGIMKSGDEFAVEMENELEQHPMPLGKALLLVAAGLLLLLVSSRMLVWGAVGIAGALGVSDIVIGLTVVAVGTSLPELASSLAAVRKGEHDIALGNVIGSNLFNILAVAGVAGAIYPAVIDPAVFLRDIMIMLLLTVSLFVVGYGFRGEGTGRINRIEGMILLGSYAAYTIYLVSTNFG, from the coding sequence ATGCTGCTTTTTCTGCTCTCTGTTGTCGTTGGCCTCGTTCTGCTTGTCTGGAGCGCCGGACGTTTCGTTGACGGTTCCGCCGCCGCCGCACGCCATTTCCGCATGCCCCCACTGCTGATCGGCATGGTGATCGTAGGGTTCGGTACATCCGCTCCTGAAATGTCGGTATCAGCAATCTCCGCTTCCCAGGGGAATCCCGATATTGCGCTCGGAAACGTTTTCGGTTCGAATATCACGAACATCGCGCTCATTCTCGGTCTGACCGCGCTGCTCAGCCCGATAGCCGTTCACTCCCGCGTGCTTCGCAAGGAACTGCCTGTCCTGACGATCATGACGGCGATTGCTGCATTTCTGATGTATGACGGCATGTTCAGTCGGCAGGACGCCACTTTTCTGCTGCTTCTTTTCGCTCTCCTGATGGGTTGGACGGTCTGGGAGGGTATCATGAAATCGGGCGATGAGTTCGCCGTTGAAATGGAGAACGAACTGGAGCAGCATCCGATGCCGCTCGGCAAGGCCCTTCTGCTTGTTGCCGCAGGGCTGCTTCTGCTGCTGGTCAGTTCGCGCATGCTGGTCTGGGGAGCTGTCGGTATTGCCGGAGCACTCGGTGTGAGCGATATCGTGATCGGCCTGACCGTGGTAGCCGTCGGCACCTCACTGCCGGAACTCGCTTCATCGCTTGCTGCCGTGCGCAAGGGCGAGCACGATATCGCACTCGGCAACGTGATTGGTTCTAACCTCTTCAACATCCTTGCTGTTGCAGGCGTTGCGGGAGCGATTTATCCTGCCGTCATCGATCCTGCGGTTTTTTTGCGGGATATCATGATCATGCTGCTGCTGACCGTTTCGCTTTTTGTTGTCGGTTACGGATTCCGCGGGGAGGGAACAGGACGAATAAACAGGATCGAAGGCATGATCCTGCTCGGTTCTTACGCAGCCTATACGATCTATCTCGTTTCGACAAATTTCGGCTGA
- a CDS encoding phosphate-starvation-inducible PsiE family protein translates to MKIRFEAYLLQVLHGFNHFLHALVAIALVMASLMVVWEFSVAVMHSFEKNDLAHGFLQALGSLFIVWTLSSLIAAEINYVQTGVFHVEVFIEVAMITLLRQLIVEPVNVATGAQNLESIFNAWHYGLLLSALLVTGILHKLVTSSDKKKENV, encoded by the coding sequence ATGAAAATCAGGTTTGAAGCATACCTGCTGCAGGTTTTGCACGGGTTCAACCATTTTCTTCACGCACTTGTCGCCATCGCGCTTGTTATGGCAAGTCTGATGGTCGTATGGGAGTTTTCCGTTGCCGTGATGCACTCGTTCGAGAAAAACGATCTTGCTCACGGATTTCTGCAGGCTCTCGGTTCACTTTTTATTGTCTGGACGCTTTCAAGCCTTATTGCTGCCGAAATCAACTATGTACAGACCGGCGTGTTTCATGTGGAGGTGTTTATCGAAGTAGCCATGATCACACTGCTGCGCCAGCTCATTGTCGAACCGGTTAACGTAGCTACCGGAGCCCAGAATCTGGAAAGCATTTTCAATGCATGGCATTACGGTCTTCTCCTTTCAGCCCTGCTTGTTACCGGAATTCTGCACAAACTGGTTACCAGTTCCGATAAAAAAAAGGAGAACGTATGA
- a CDS encoding acyl-CoA thioesterase, which translates to MSTEGTRFSISMEVRPEDIDLMGHVNNTVYLRWVQDAAVAHWHILAPAEERETILWVVRRHEIDYKRPAFSGDTLKVETWIGKATRFAFDRHTTIINVSSGRILALARTVWCPIDRKTGKPADVSPAVRDIFSIPA; encoded by the coding sequence ATGAGTACCGAAGGAACCCGCTTTTCCATCAGCATGGAAGTCAGGCCGGAAGATATCGACCTGATGGGTCACGTCAATAACACTGTCTATCTTCGATGGGTTCAGGATGCTGCAGTCGCTCACTGGCATATTCTTGCGCCTGCCGAAGAGCGTGAAACCATACTCTGGGTGGTACGACGCCATGAAATCGACTACAAAAGGCCTGCTTTTTCAGGAGATACACTGAAAGTTGAAACCTGGATCGGCAAGGCAACGAGGTTCGCTTTTGATCGGCATACCACAATCATCAACGTATCCAGCGGCCGGATACTCGCTCTTGCCCGGACGGTCTGGTGCCCCATCGACCGGAAAACCGGCAAGCCGGCTGATGTAAGCCCTGCCGTACGCGACATTTTTTCGATTCCGGCATAA
- a CDS encoding methionine adenosyltransferase: protein MRTISVEKAAEPSVSERQTELVERKGTGHPDTICDSVMEASCIRLCREYIERTGRILHHNLDKGLLIAGRTLTKPGGGSVLEPMRLISGDRATMSWKGIDIPVDEIVETAAKEWIAGNLRFVDPEKHIVFQHEIRTGSAELSDAFSRPVIGANDTSVGVGYAPLSETESTVLETERYMNSSACKSIFPETGEDIKIMGFRNGNSLDLTIAIAFIDRFISDAADYFSRKLALKEHLERYLLNRTSSFEKVSLRINALDDPRREEGGMYLTVLGTSAEGADGGEVGRGNRVNGLIAFGRPSSLEAAAGKNPVSHVGKIYNVLARETAARIHREVPGVKEVTVFFCSRIGTPVDQPLVASARIIPDSGNRFGPMQREASAIIESELNGMRVFLDRLALGRFPVC, encoded by the coding sequence ATGAGAACCATTTCTGTTGAGAAAGCGGCAGAGCCTTCCGTATCCGAACGGCAGACGGAACTTGTCGAACGCAAGGGAACGGGACATCCGGACACCATCTGCGACTCTGTCATGGAAGCCTCGTGCATAAGGCTCTGCCGGGAGTATATCGAAAGAACCGGCCGGATCCTGCACCATAACCTCGATAAAGGACTGCTCATTGCAGGAAGAACCCTTACGAAACCCGGAGGAGGCTCCGTTCTGGAGCCCATGCGCCTTATTTCCGGCGACCGTGCGACCATGAGCTGGAAAGGGATCGATATCCCCGTAGATGAAATTGTTGAAACAGCGGCAAAAGAGTGGATCGCGGGGAACCTGCGATTCGTCGATCCGGAAAAGCATATCGTTTTTCAGCATGAAATCAGAACGGGCTCGGCGGAACTCAGCGACGCCTTTTCAAGACCTGTCATCGGCGCAAACGACACATCAGTCGGCGTGGGTTATGCGCCGCTGAGCGAAACCGAATCGACGGTGCTGGAAACCGAACGATATATGAACTCTTCCGCATGCAAAAGCATCTTTCCTGAAACCGGAGAGGATATAAAAATCATGGGATTCCGGAATGGAAACTCTCTCGATCTTACCATTGCGATTGCGTTTATTGACCGTTTCATCAGTGATGCCGCCGACTATTTCAGCAGAAAGCTTGCCCTGAAAGAACACCTTGAACGGTATCTTCTGAACAGAACGAGCTCCTTCGAAAAGGTATCGCTCCGAATCAATGCCCTGGACGATCCCCGACGTGAAGAGGGCGGCATGTACCTTACGGTTCTTGGGACTTCGGCAGAAGGAGCTGATGGAGGAGAGGTTGGCCGCGGAAATCGGGTGAACGGCCTTATCGCATTCGGCAGACCCTCAAGCCTTGAGGCTGCCGCAGGAAAAAACCCGGTCAGCCATGTCGGCAAGATTTATAACGTCCTTGCCCGTGAAACCGCCGCACGCATTCACCGGGAAGTTCCGGGCGTCAAAGAGGTAACGGTTTTTTTCTGCAGCCGTATCGGAACTCCGGTCGATCAGCCTCTCGTTGCTTCGGCAAGAATAATTCCGGATTCAGGAAACCGGTTCGGACCGATGCAAAGAGAGGCTTCTGCTATCATCGAGAGCGAACTGAACGGTATGAGAGTGTTTCTCGATCGACTCGCTCTCGGACGCTTTCCGGTCTGCTGA
- the mreB gene encoding rod shape-determining protein — protein MSFFSSLFRDIAIDLGTANTLIYIRDKGVVLNEPSIVARERNTGKVVAIGHDALLMHEKTHPGIITIRPLANGVIADYEATEELIRGLINKTKTQFSFGIRRMVIGIPSGITEVEKRAVRDSAEHVGAKEVYLVAEPMAAAIGIGIDVKEPMGNMIVDIGGGTTEIAVISLGGIASGESLRVAGTDITNSIVRHFRKAYNLAIGERTAEDVKIKIASAYKLDKELTMNVRGRNLVTALPEEREINSPTIREAIATPISQIITSIKKSLEVTKPELSADILDRGLFLAGGGALIKGLDKKINEETKLAVHISEEPLTAVARGTGEVLENLEKYRSVLLSTKRY, from the coding sequence ATGAGCTTTTTCAGCAGCCTGTTCCGGGACATCGCTATCGATCTCGGTACGGCCAACACCCTTATTTATATCCGAGACAAAGGTGTAGTACTTAATGAACCCTCCATTGTAGCTCGTGAACGCAATACAGGAAAAGTCGTAGCCATCGGGCACGACGCACTCCTGATGCATGAAAAAACCCATCCGGGAATCATTACCATAAGACCCCTTGCAAATGGCGTCATCGCCGACTATGAAGCTACCGAAGAGCTTATCAGAGGCCTGATCAATAAAACAAAAACCCAATTTTCATTCGGCATACGGCGAATGGTTATCGGCATACCCTCAGGGATCACCGAAGTTGAAAAACGTGCCGTGCGCGACTCTGCGGAACATGTCGGAGCCAAGGAGGTGTACCTTGTCGCCGAACCGATGGCCGCAGCGATAGGCATCGGCATCGATGTCAAGGAACCGATGGGCAACATGATCGTCGATATCGGCGGCGGCACAACGGAAATCGCGGTCATTTCGCTGGGCGGAATCGCATCGGGCGAGTCGCTGCGTGTTGCCGGAACGGATATCACGAACTCGATTGTCCGTCACTTCCGAAAAGCGTACAACCTGGCAATCGGCGAACGTACCGCTGAAGATGTCAAAATCAAAATCGCTTCGGCCTACAAGCTCGACAAGGAGCTGACCATGAATGTACGGGGAAGAAATCTCGTCACGGCGCTGCCTGAAGAGCGCGAAATCAACTCCCCCACCATCAGGGAGGCAATCGCCACGCCGATCAGCCAGATAATCACCTCCATAAAGAAAAGCCTCGAAGTAACCAAGCCGGAGCTCTCTGCAGATATTCTCGACCGGGGCCTTTTCCTTGCCGGCGGCGGAGCATTGATCAAAGGTCTGGACAAGAAAATCAACGAGGAAACAAAGCTTGCCGTACATATCAGCGAAGAACCGCTGACCGCAGTGGCCAGAGGCACCGGCGAGGTGCTGGAAAATCTTGAAAAGTACCGCAGCGTGCTGCTCTCGACAAAACGCTACTGA
- the bshA gene encoding N-acetyl-alpha-D-glucosaminyl L-malate synthase BshA encodes MKIGISCHHTYGGSGAIAAELGKALAGRGHIVHFFSQAAPFRLGTFSKNIFYHEVEAMHYPLFECPFYSLALASKIAEVAFYEKLDVVHAHYAIPHALSAMLARQMLEDKCAEARCFRLATTLHGTDITVVGADSGMQDVVRLAINKSDGVTAVSGYLRDETNRMFSPKKEITVIPNFVDTSVFFRSPDQDLRGHLRLGNDKIVIHISNFRPVKCIGDIVRVFHALTAHIDVTMLFVGDGPERSAAELRVRELGIADRVRFLGKIDEIVPLLSLADIMLMPSNVESFGLAALEAMACGVPVIATDAGGFPEFVVPGLHGYLLPPGDIEGMTEKALLLLSDEPHRQACSEACIQQAKRYETALLVERYEAYYTGLITGMA; translated from the coding sequence ATGAAAATAGGAATCTCCTGCCATCATACCTACGGAGGAAGCGGAGCCATTGCCGCCGAACTTGGCAAGGCGCTTGCCGGTCGCGGCCACATCGTTCATTTTTTCAGTCAGGCAGCTCCTTTCAGGCTGGGTACTTTTTCGAAGAACATCTTCTATCATGAAGTAGAGGCTATGCATTACCCGCTTTTCGAGTGTCCCTTTTACTCGCTTGCTCTGGCCTCAAAAATCGCCGAAGTCGCCTTTTACGAAAAACTCGATGTGGTTCATGCACACTATGCGATTCCGCATGCCCTGAGCGCCATGCTTGCCCGGCAGATGCTCGAGGATAAATGTGCCGAAGCTCGCTGTTTTCGTCTTGCCACCACGCTGCATGGTACCGATATTACCGTTGTGGGCGCCGATAGCGGCATGCAGGATGTCGTTCGTCTCGCGATCAACAAGTCGGATGGCGTTACGGCAGTTTCAGGCTATCTCCGCGATGAAACCAACCGGATGTTCAGCCCGAAAAAAGAGATTACCGTGATCCCGAATTTTGTCGATACCTCGGTTTTTTTCCGCTCTCCCGATCAGGATCTTCGGGGGCACCTGAGGCTGGGCAATGACAAGATCGTGATCCATATTTCGAATTTCAGGCCGGTAAAGTGTATCGGCGATATCGTCAGGGTGTTTCACGCCCTGACAGCCCATATCGACGTTACGATGCTCTTTGTCGGGGACGGCCCGGAACGGAGTGCCGCCGAGCTTCGCGTGCGGGAACTGGGTATTGCCGATCGGGTACGTTTTCTCGGCAAGATCGACGAAATCGTGCCCCTGCTTTCGCTTGCCGATATCATGCTGATGCCGAGCAATGTCGAATCGTTCGGTCTTGCAGCTCTCGAGGCCATGGCTTGCGGGGTGCCGGTTATTGCCACCGATGCAGGAGGGTTTCCCGAATTTGTCGTTCCGGGTCTGCACGGTTATCTGCTTCCGCCCGGCGATATCGAAGGTATGACCGAAAAAGCCCTGCTGCTGCTCAGTGACGAGCCTCATCGACAGGCCTGTTCAGAGGCTTGTATTCAGCAGGCAAAGCGTTATGAGACAGCGTTGCTCGTTGAGCGGTACGAAGCCTATTACACCGGACTGATTACCGGGATGGCCTGA
- the hisD gene encoding histidinol dehydrogenase, protein MLNIYRYETDREALKKQLERSVTFEPEVERTVHDILAAVRSGGDKALLDYTERFQGVRLQEMTVSGEEIRRAYEQADSRFIGVLEEAYRNITAFHRHEIEKSFFYEAEGGVILGQRVTPMERAMLYVPGGKAAYPSSLLMNAAPAQVAGVGQIFLTTPCDSEGNVSSHILAAAAVAGIGSVYKLGGAQAVAAFAFGTESIPKVDSITGPGNKYVALAKKQVFGHVAIDSIAGPSEVVIIADESADPDFIVLDMFAQAEHDPDASAVLITPSESLADAVRQRAANRIETMLRKEVIAASLSSNGAVVITGSMEEACRVSDSLAPEHLELHVENPWDLLGSIHHAGAIFMGAYSCETVGDYFAGPNHTLPTNGTARFFSPLSVRDFIKHTSIISYSRRQLLSCGEKIASFADHEGLQAHAEAVRERLRKA, encoded by the coding sequence GTGTTGAACATCTACCGTTATGAAACTGACAGAGAGGCTCTGAAAAAGCAGCTGGAGCGAAGCGTTACGTTTGAACCTGAAGTTGAGCGTACCGTTCACGATATTCTCGCTGCGGTGCGTTCCGGAGGCGACAAGGCACTGCTTGACTATACCGAACGTTTTCAGGGGGTCAGGCTGCAGGAAATGACAGTTTCCGGTGAAGAGATCCGGAGAGCTTATGAGCAGGCCGATTCCCGTTTTATCGGGGTGCTTGAAGAGGCTTACCGGAACATCACGGCGTTTCACCGCCATGAGATTGAAAAAAGTTTTTTCTATGAAGCAGAGGGCGGCGTTATACTCGGGCAGCGGGTTACTCCCATGGAGAGAGCCATGCTTTACGTGCCGGGAGGAAAAGCCGCCTATCCGTCGTCGCTGCTTATGAATGCCGCTCCCGCACAGGTTGCCGGTGTCGGTCAGATATTTCTTACTACTCCCTGCGATTCCGAAGGAAACGTCAGTTCCCATATACTTGCCGCTGCTGCCGTTGCCGGTATCGGAAGTGTCTACAAGCTCGGCGGAGCACAGGCTGTGGCTGCGTTTGCCTTTGGAACGGAGAGTATCCCGAAAGTTGACAGTATAACAGGCCCCGGCAACAAGTATGTCGCTCTCGCTAAAAAGCAGGTGTTCGGTCATGTTGCCATCGACAGTATTGCGGGGCCTTCCGAGGTGGTCATTATTGCCGATGAGTCAGCCGATCCTGATTTTATTGTGCTTGACATGTTTGCGCAGGCCGAGCACGATCCCGATGCTTCGGCGGTGTTGATCACCCCTTCGGAATCCCTTGCAGACGCGGTCCGGCAACGTGCCGCGAATCGTATCGAAACGATGCTTCGTAAAGAGGTTATCGCCGCATCGCTTTCGTCCAACGGGGCTGTCGTTATCACCGGTTCCATGGAGGAGGCCTGTCGGGTTTCCGATTCGCTGGCACCTGAACACCTTGAACTGCATGTCGAAAATCCATGGGATCTTCTCGGGAGTATCCATCATGCCGGAGCGATATTTATGGGCGCCTATTCCTGTGAAACCGTCGGCGACTATTTCGCCGGCCCTAACCATACCCTGCCCACCAACGGAACCGCAAGGTTTTTCTCGCCGCTTTCGGTTCGCGATTTTATCAAACACACCTCGATCATCTCCTACTCAAGGAGACAACTGCTCTCATGCGGCGAGAAAATCGCATCGTTCGCAGACCACGAGGGGCTGCAGGCTCATGCCGAGGCCGTCCGGGAGCGTCTCAGAAAGGCATGA
- a CDS encoding SRPBCC family protein, with the protein MDREQYGISHSEEHRLVKGDILIDLAFLQDDIIGVASRIFVAASSEAIWTALTDYDNLHRTLPKVVASRLVERKGNEIILDQTGRTGIFIFEKTVNFRLRVKEEQLKRITFEQIDGDFLVYRGSWTLFPLSGRKGTILSYEAEIKPAFFAPPVLVSFVQRQDLPGILNAHKQRAESTSVA; encoded by the coding sequence ATGGACAGAGAACAATACGGCATTTCGCACTCTGAAGAGCATCGCCTCGTTAAAGGGGATATTCTTATCGATCTTGCCTTTCTTCAGGACGACATTATCGGCGTTGCCAGCCGCATTTTTGTCGCGGCTTCCTCTGAGGCGATCTGGACGGCGCTGACGGATTACGACAACCTCCACAGAACGCTTCCGAAAGTAGTGGCAAGCCGGCTTGTCGAACGAAAAGGAAATGAAATCATCCTCGATCAGACCGGAAGAACCGGAATATTTATATTTGAAAAAACGGTTAATTTCCGGCTACGGGTCAAAGAAGAACAGTTGAAACGGATTACCTTCGAACAGATAGATGGCGACTTCCTGGTTTACAGGGGCTCGTGGACGCTGTTTCCCCTTTCCGGGCGCAAGGGGACGATACTCAGCTATGAAGCGGAAATCAAACCGGCATTTTTCGCGCCGCCTGTCCTGGTCAGCTTCGTGCAGCGTCAGGATCTTCCTGGTATTTTGAACGCGCATAAGCAGCGCGCTGAAAGCACATCCGTCGCATAA